The following are from one region of the Paenibacillus sp. JZ16 genome:
- a CDS encoding potassium channel family protein translates to MKPKQFAIIGLGRFGASLALELMEQGYEVLGIDRNEEVVEDMSELLTHTVVADATDEEVLKSLGIRNFDCGIVAIGNDIQMSILSAILLKELGVAMVVAKAISVLHGRALEKLGVDRVIFPERDMGIRVAHQLVTPNLLDYIELSKDYLIVEMTVTDCMDGKTLSELNTRVRYGVSVVALNKQSGIIVAPTAMDVVNSGDIMVVIGSNDNVDRFESEVVNMLEK, encoded by the coding sequence ATGAAACCAAAGCAATTTGCAATCATCGGTTTGGGACGATTTGGCGCCAGCCTGGCGCTTGAACTGATGGAACAAGGATATGAGGTGCTCGGCATCGACCGAAATGAAGAGGTTGTCGAGGATATGAGCGAGCTGCTGACACACACGGTGGTAGCGGATGCTACCGATGAAGAGGTGCTTAAATCGCTCGGTATTCGTAACTTCGACTGCGGCATTGTTGCGATCGGAAACGATATTCAGATGAGCATCTTATCCGCCATCTTGTTGAAAGAGCTTGGTGTCGCCATGGTCGTTGCCAAGGCGATTTCGGTGCTGCACGGCCGGGCGCTGGAGAAGCTGGGCGTCGACCGGGTGATCTTTCCGGAACGGGATATGGGAATCCGGGTAGCTCACCAGCTTGTCACGCCCAATCTGCTTGACTATATCGAATTATCCAAGGACTATCTGATTGTGGAGATGACGGTCACGGACTGCATGGACGGAAAAACGCTTAGCGAGCTCAATACGAGGGTTCGTTACGGTGTCAGCGTGGTGGCCCTGAATAAACAATCCGGCATCATCGTAGCGCCGACAGCCATGGATGTGGTGAACTCCGGCGACATTATGGTCGTTATCGGCTCCAATGATAATGTGGATCGCTTTGAGTCTGAGGTCGTGAATATGCTCGAAAAATAA
- a CDS encoding LysR family transcriptional regulator codes for MFEELDMFAVVVEQSSINQASKLLNLSQPALSRKIAKLEDQLGLQLFNRRGKRLELTSIGQIVYTFALEQRQQQIKFMQTLAHYREGDQISINLGASLTTLQTTLPPLVNAFMERHPAAEIKLITGKTHEIVSYVRDKRVDVGIVASSINQPGLNCIPLFDDHLELVIPSSHPLAELEDVGIEQLQGLPMIIFSTGTWYRKLTDDLFHRWGIMPDIRMEIDSFEAIVRLIPTCKAAALLPKSYLRPQLLSDNGLVDIHIPALIETRRTTSLIYGQASDLSKAASRWIDETEILFRKLEEDKMKKT; via the coding sequence ATGTTCGAAGAACTGGACATGTTCGCCGTCGTTGTAGAGCAATCCAGCATAAACCAGGCCTCCAAGCTGCTTAACTTGTCCCAGCCAGCCCTGTCCCGGAAAATAGCCAAGCTGGAGGACCAGCTCGGGCTGCAGCTGTTCAACCGCCGGGGCAAACGGCTGGAGCTTACCTCCATCGGACAGATTGTGTACACCTTTGCCCTGGAGCAGCGGCAGCAGCAGATCAAATTCATGCAGACGTTGGCCCATTACCGGGAGGGGGATCAGATCTCGATCAACCTGGGGGCCAGCCTGACCACCCTTCAGACCACCTTGCCCCCGCTCGTTAACGCATTCATGGAGCGTCATCCCGCGGCCGAAATCAAACTGATTACCGGCAAGACCCATGAGATCGTTTCTTATGTAAGAGATAAACGCGTCGATGTCGGCATTGTCGCCTCCTCCATCAACCAGCCCGGATTAAACTGCATCCCGTTGTTTGATGACCATCTGGAGCTTGTCATCCCTTCTTCACATCCGCTGGCGGAGCTCGAAGATGTTGGAATCGAGCAGCTTCAAGGCTTGCCGATGATCATTTTCTCGACTGGAACCTGGTACCGCAAGCTGACGGATGACCTGTTCCACCGCTGGGGCATTATGCCGGATATCCGGATGGAGATCGACTCCTTCGAAGCGATCGTCAGGCTCATCCCGACCTGCAAGGCGGCCGCACTTCTGCCCAAATCCTATCTCAGGCCGCAGCTGTTATCCGACAACGGGCTTGTCGACATTCATATTCCGGCCCTCATTGAAACCCGGCGAACGACTTCGCTGATCTACGGCCAAGCTTCGGATTTAAGCAAGGCGGCCAGCCGCTGGATTGACGAAACGGAAATTCTATTCCGTAAGCTGGAGGAGGACAAAATGAAGAAAACCTGA
- a CDS encoding succinate dehydrogenase cytochrome b558 subunit, whose translation MKGYYSRKLHSLLGVIPLGAFLLSHMISNFKAFEGGKEGFASAVHFLNSMPLVFFLELFLIWLPLLYHGVYGLYIAYQANNNVGNYNYERNIRFTIQRITGVITFVFVIWHMYDTRFQIMIGKITHDDLGATMHGIMNNPVLFALYVIGVVSATFHFANGLWAFLVSWGITVGPRAQKVSTYICMGLFVLMSVLFVLAMTAFRGSEFQAATAAIDVVKTVLS comes from the coding sequence ATGAAAGGGTATTATTCCAGAAAGCTGCATTCTTTACTCGGTGTCATACCGCTTGGAGCATTTTTGCTCAGCCATATGATTTCCAACTTTAAGGCTTTCGAGGGTGGAAAGGAAGGCTTCGCAAGCGCGGTCCATTTTTTGAACAGCATGCCGCTGGTATTTTTCCTCGAGCTGTTCCTGATCTGGCTGCCACTGCTATATCACGGCGTCTACGGGTTATACATTGCTTACCAGGCGAATAACAACGTGGGCAATTACAACTATGAACGGAACATCCGCTTTACCATCCAACGGATCACCGGTGTTATTACGTTCGTTTTTGTTATCTGGCATATGTACGATACGCGTTTCCAAATCATGATCGGCAAAATCACGCATGACGATTTGGGCGCCACGATGCACGGCATCATGAACAATCCGGTTCTGTTTGCTCTGTACGTCATCGGCGTTGTTTCCGCAACCTTCCACTTCGCTAACGGCCTGTGGGCGTTCCTCGTCAGCTGGGGCATTACCGTCGGTCCGCGCGCGCAGAAGGTATCCACTTACATCTGCATGGGCTTGTTCGTATTGATGAGCGTGCTGTTTGTTCTTGCTATGACAGCATTCCGCGGCTCCGAATTCCAGGCGGCGACGGCAGCGATCGATGTAGTTAAGACAGTCTTAAGTTAA
- a CDS encoding TrkH family potassium uptake protein: MNSKLNWLRLSPPQILVLGFAAIIFIGTALLMLPISTSTGEPLEFIDALFTSTSATCVTGLVVVDTGTTFSSFGQIVIMLLIQIGGLGFMTMATLFALALKRRISLKDRLILQEAMNQSSMEGIVRLIRRVLLYSLIIEACGALILSIRWAFDMPIGRAIYYGVFHAVTMFNNAGFDLFGDFRSLTGYVYDPVVNVVVMFLIVSGGIGFIVLSDLIDFRKQRRLSLHSKVVLTMTATLLLVGFIVILIFEFTNPRTLGSLNWGGKFFGALFQSVTPRTAGANTIDITGLRQATQFFIVILMFIGASPGSTGGGIKTTTFTIMVGAVIAMMRGREDIVMFRYRLAQERVLKALTIALLALLLVLTVSMILSTTEEGDFLEILFETTSAFGTVGLSMGLTPDLTVFGKVLISITMFAGRLGPLTLAYALGPKKGKELYRHPEGKMIIG; this comes from the coding sequence TTGAACTCTAAATTGAACTGGCTCAGGTTGTCTCCGCCGCAGATTCTCGTGCTTGGTTTCGCGGCTATTATTTTCATCGGGACGGCGCTGTTAATGCTGCCGATATCCACAAGTACAGGTGAACCGCTGGAATTTATCGATGCCTTGTTCACTTCGACATCGGCAACTTGCGTAACGGGGCTGGTTGTGGTGGATACAGGAACGACATTCAGCTCCTTCGGACAGATCGTGATCATGCTGCTGATTCAGATCGGCGGGCTCGGTTTCATGACGATGGCCACTTTGTTTGCCTTGGCTCTCAAAAGGCGCATATCGCTCAAGGATCGCCTCATTCTGCAGGAAGCGATGAATCAGTCCTCGATGGAAGGAATCGTAAGGCTGATTCGCAGAGTACTCCTGTACTCCCTGATCATCGAGGCCTGCGGTGCCTTGATTCTATCGATCCGCTGGGCGTTTGACATGCCGATCGGCCGAGCGATTTATTATGGCGTTTTTCATGCGGTCACGATGTTTAACAACGCCGGTTTCGATTTGTTTGGCGATTTTCGGAGTTTGACCGGGTATGTCTATGATCCTGTAGTCAACGTTGTCGTGATGTTTTTGATCGTCTCGGGCGGCATCGGTTTTATCGTATTATCCGATCTGATTGATTTCCGGAAACAGCGGAGACTTTCCTTGCACTCCAAAGTAGTGCTCACCATGACGGCTACCTTGCTGCTGGTTGGATTTATCGTCATTCTTATTTTTGAATTCACCAATCCGAGGACGCTCGGCTCCCTGAATTGGGGCGGAAAATTCTTCGGCGCATTATTCCAATCCGTAACGCCGCGTACAGCTGGCGCGAATACTATAGATATTACGGGGCTTAGACAGGCCACGCAATTTTTTATCGTTATTCTGATGTTTATCGGAGCATCCCCAGGGTCAACCGGGGGTGGTATCAAAACAACAACCTTCACCATTATGGTGGGGGCGGTCATCGCCATGATGCGCGGGCGTGAAGACATCGTCATGTTCCGTTATCGCCTGGCCCAGGAGCGGGTGCTGAAGGCACTGACCATTGCATTACTGGCACTGCTGCTCGTTCTAACCGTATCGATGATTCTGTCGACGACAGAGGAAGGGGATTTCCTGGAGATTTTATTCGAAACGACATCCGCCTTCGGTACGGTGGGTCTCTCCATGGGCCTAACGCCCGATCTGACGGTGTTCGGCAAGGTTTTGATCAGCATTACGATGTTTGCAGGACGATTGGGGCCGTTGACGCTTGCTTATGCACTGGGGCCGAAAAAGGGTAAAGAATTATATCGTCATCCGGAAGGCAAAATGATTATTGGATAA
- the sdhA gene encoding succinate dehydrogenase flavoprotein subunit: MASNIIVVGGGLAGLMATIKAAEAGAHVHLFSLVPVKRSHSVCAQGGINGAVNTKGEGDSPWEHFDDTVYGGDFLANQPPVKAMCEAAPGIIHLMDRMGVMFNRTPEGLLDFRRFGGTKRHRTAFAGATTGQQLLYALDEQVRRWETAGLVTKYENWEFLNAIIDDEGVCRGIAAQDLRSMEIKSFKAEAVILASGGPGIIFGKTTNSVINTGTAASAVYQQGVHYANGEFIQIHPTAIPGDDKLRLMSESARGEGGRIWTYKDGKPWYFLEEKYPAYGNLVPRDIATREIFSVCVDMGLGINGENMVYLDLSHKDPKELDVKLGGIIEIYEKFMGDDPRKIPMKIFPAVHYSMGGMWVDYNQMTNIPGLFAAGECEYQYHGANRLGANSLVSAIYGGMVAGPKAIEYVKGLKKSAEDVSSTVFDRAAKEQTTKYEGLLKMEGTENAYVIHKELGEWMTNNMTVVRYNDKLEATIGKIKELKQRYRNINMTDTSRWNNQGVAFTRQLWNMLELSEAMTLGALLRNESRGAHYKPEFPDRNDEEFLKTTKATWTPDGPQISYEEVDVSLIPPRIRDYSKDK; the protein is encoded by the coding sequence ATGGCATCTAATATTATTGTAGTGGGCGGCGGCCTCGCCGGGCTGATGGCAACCATCAAAGCGGCAGAAGCAGGAGCTCACGTTCATCTATTCTCACTTGTACCTGTTAAACGCTCTCACTCCGTGTGTGCGCAAGGCGGCATCAATGGAGCCGTGAATACGAAAGGTGAGGGCGACTCTCCTTGGGAGCATTTTGACGATACGGTGTACGGCGGCGACTTCCTTGCGAATCAGCCTCCGGTCAAAGCGATGTGCGAAGCGGCACCGGGCATTATCCACTTGATGGACCGCATGGGCGTTATGTTTAACCGTACGCCGGAAGGACTGCTCGATTTCCGCCGCTTTGGCGGAACGAAGCGTCACCGGACTGCGTTTGCCGGCGCAACGACCGGACAACAGCTGCTCTATGCGCTTGATGAGCAGGTTCGCCGCTGGGAAACCGCGGGTCTTGTGACCAAGTATGAGAACTGGGAGTTCCTGAATGCGATCATCGACGACGAAGGCGTGTGCCGCGGTATCGCTGCTCAGGATCTGCGCTCGATGGAGATCAAGTCGTTCAAAGCTGAAGCTGTCATTCTCGCAAGCGGTGGACCTGGTATTATTTTCGGAAAAACGACCAACTCGGTGATCAACACGGGAACAGCGGCCAGTGCCGTTTATCAGCAAGGCGTTCATTATGCCAACGGCGAGTTCATCCAGATTCACCCGACAGCCATTCCAGGCGATGACAAGCTCCGCTTGATGTCGGAATCGGCACGCGGTGAAGGCGGACGGATCTGGACCTATAAAGACGGCAAGCCATGGTACTTCCTCGAAGAGAAATACCCAGCTTACGGAAACTTGGTGCCGCGCGACATCGCTACGCGTGAAATCTTCTCCGTCTGCGTCGATATGGGACTTGGCATCAATGGCGAGAACATGGTCTACCTCGACCTCTCCCATAAAGATCCGAAAGAGCTGGACGTTAAGCTTGGCGGCATCATTGAAATCTATGAGAAATTCATGGGCGATGATCCGCGTAAAATCCCGATGAAGATCTTCCCGGCAGTCCATTATTCCATGGGCGGCATGTGGGTCGATTACAACCAAATGACGAACATTCCGGGGCTGTTCGCAGCCGGAGAATGCGAGTATCAATACCACGGTGCGAACCGTCTGGGAGCGAACTCCCTGGTTTCCGCCATTTACGGCGGTATGGTGGCCGGACCGAAGGCGATTGAATATGTCAAAGGCCTGAAGAAGTCCGCTGAGGATGTTTCCTCCACAGTATTTGATCGCGCTGCGAAAGAGCAAACGACCAAATACGAAGGCCTGCTCAAGATGGAAGGAACCGAGAATGCTTATGTAATCCATAAAGAGCTCGGCGAATGGATGACCAACAACATGACGGTGGTTCGCTACAATGACAAGCTTGAAGCTACCATCGGCAAAATCAAGGAATTGAAGCAGCGTTACCGCAATATCAATATGACGGATACCTCCCGCTGGAATAACCAGGGCGTGGCGTTCACGCGCCAGCTGTGGAACATGCTGGAGCTGTCCGAAGCCATGACGCTGGGTGCGCTTCTCCGGAACGAAAGCCGTGGGGCTCACTATAAGCCGGAATTCCCTGATCGTAACGATGAAGAATTCCTCAAGACAACCAAAGCGACCTGGACGCCTGATGGACCGCAGATTTCATACGAAGAAGTGGATGTTTCCTTAATCCCGCCGCGTATTCGCGACTATTCGAAAGACAAGTAA
- the uvrC gene encoding excinuclease ABC subunit UvrC — protein MDDFAKQLQEQEKALENIRHKLALLPDQPGCYLMKNHEGTIIYVGKAKVLKNRVRSYFTGSHNGKTQMLVSEIRDFEYIVTGSNMEALILECNLIKTHQPRFNVLLKDDKTYPYLKITNEEHPRLEVTRRVLKDKAKYFGPYPNAYAAQQTKKLLDRMYPLRKCGVMPKEVCLYYHMGQCLAPCVKEIPKSAYEQITGEITSFLSGGHEEIKKELQRKMQEAAEDLYFERAKELRDQIIHIDTLMEKQKITTTDTRDRDVFGYAVDKGWMCVQILYMRQGKMVQRNKSVFPFYGDAHSDFMSFIAQYYSDNPALPQEILLPEPLLIDEAGSESVTGTTADTGVQSAEEAADSANPLSAGTLDAQQAALAQAQEKQAEAAGIVDAAGGAAALQEWLGVKVHVPQRGLKKQMVGMASDNAKVSLDEKFRLIERDEERTSVAAANLGEVIGLQSLNRIEAFDNSNIQGTNPVSAMVVFTNGKPDKKEYRKYKIRTVLGPDDYDTMREVIRRRYERVLKENLPLPDLIVVDGGKGQISAAIDVLENELGLFIPVCGLVKDAKHKTAQLMVGDPPEPVTLPRDSQEFYLLQRIQDEVHRFAISFHREQRGKSMVSSKLDSIPGIGEKRRKLLLKHFGSVKKIKEASVEDFKPLSIGEKLATEILKALREEES, from the coding sequence ATGGACGATTTTGCCAAACAGCTTCAGGAGCAGGAGAAGGCGCTGGAAAATATTCGCCACAAGCTGGCATTGCTGCCGGACCAGCCCGGCTGTTACTTGATGAAGAATCATGAAGGCACGATTATTTATGTGGGCAAGGCCAAAGTGCTGAAGAACCGGGTACGCTCTTATTTTACCGGAAGCCATAACGGGAAGACCCAGATGCTGGTTTCGGAAATCCGCGATTTCGAATACATTGTAACCGGCAGCAACATGGAAGCATTGATTCTAGAGTGCAACCTGATCAAAACCCATCAGCCGAGATTCAACGTGCTGCTGAAGGATGATAAAACCTATCCATATCTTAAAATAACGAATGAAGAGCATCCCCGTCTGGAAGTAACCAGAAGGGTGCTTAAAGATAAAGCCAAATATTTTGGTCCCTACCCGAATGCTTACGCGGCACAGCAGACCAAGAAGCTGCTGGACCGGATGTATCCTTTGCGCAAATGCGGCGTCATGCCGAAAGAAGTGTGCTTGTACTATCATATGGGGCAATGCTTGGCTCCATGTGTGAAGGAGATTCCGAAGTCTGCATATGAGCAGATCACCGGGGAGATTACATCATTTCTTAGCGGTGGGCATGAGGAGATCAAGAAGGAACTGCAGCGCAAGATGCAGGAGGCCGCGGAGGATTTGTATTTCGAGCGAGCCAAAGAGCTGCGGGATCAGATCATCCATATTGATACGCTGATGGAGAAGCAGAAGATTACGACGACGGATACGCGGGACCGCGACGTATTCGGTTATGCTGTGGATAAAGGCTGGATGTGCGTGCAGATCCTGTACATGCGCCAAGGGAAAATGGTGCAGCGCAACAAGTCCGTTTTTCCGTTCTACGGCGATGCGCACAGCGACTTTATGTCTTTTATTGCCCAGTATTACAGCGATAATCCTGCATTGCCGCAGGAAATTCTGCTGCCTGAGCCTCTGTTGATAGACGAGGCTGGTTCGGAGTCGGTTACGGGAACGACTGCGGATACAGGTGTGCAAAGCGCAGAGGAAGCCGCGGATTCGGCGAATCCGCTTTCCGCAGGGACATTGGATGCGCAGCAGGCTGCCCTTGCCCAGGCACAGGAGAAGCAGGCGGAAGCTGCGGGCATCGTGGATGCAGCCGGAGGGGCTGCCGCCCTGCAGGAATGGCTCGGCGTGAAGGTGCATGTGCCGCAGCGCGGCTTGAAGAAGCAGATGGTGGGCATGGCATCGGATAATGCGAAGGTGTCCTTGGACGAGAAATTCCGCTTGATTGAACGCGATGAAGAACGCACCTCGGTTGCCGCGGCGAATCTGGGGGAAGTGATCGGCCTCCAGTCGCTGAACCGGATTGAGGCATTTGATAACTCGAACATTCAGGGGACCAATCCGGTATCGGCCATGGTTGTATTTACCAATGGGAAACCGGACAAGAAGGAATACCGGAAGTACAAGATCCGTACCGTGCTGGGACCGGACGATTATGATACGATGCGTGAAGTCATCCGGCGGCGGTACGAGCGCGTCTTGAAGGAGAACTTGCCGCTTCCCGATCTGATTGTGGTGGATGGAGGGAAGGGACAGATTTCCGCCGCCATCGATGTACTTGAGAATGAGCTGGGGCTGTTTATCCCGGTCTGCGGGCTTGTGAAGGATGCCAAGCATAAAACAGCGCAGCTCATGGTCGGAGACCCGCCGGAGCCGGTTACGCTTCCCCGGGACAGCCAGGAGTTCTATTTGCTGCAGCGCATTCAGGATGAGGTTCACCGTTTTGCGATTTCCTTCCACCGCGAACAGCGCGGCAAATCGATGGTATCCTCCAAGCTGGATTCCATTCCGGGCATTGGAGAGAAGCGCCGCAAGCTGCTGTTAAAGCATTTTGGCTCAGTCAAAAAAATAAAAGAGGCTTCAGTCGAAGACTTCAAGCCCCTTTCAATCGGTGAGAAATTAGCAACGGAAATTCTTAAGGCACTTCGTGAGGAGGAGTCGTGA
- a CDS encoding CPBP family intramembrane glutamic endopeptidase, whose translation MNRAREPLKLKPNLKQLIAPAAVGLILFLLFQVFPSTNSDSTEMASPNIISKEQARQAASSFAQEFLQFTAAKTDDTLVTYQSKSELYGYLAKEKRLSEYNKTYEAKYPYDVYRVRFSKPGGGDALNVDVHMQNSGIVGFSYDYARSSYDRIELNKGDVQRQMLLVVEDGMSLAEKQALAEPWLQRAGYDLSHLELVTREGEPQLRYVDPDSKIGDSRLEHRFTFEQGKLRSYEPSFSVPAAHSAYVNKQTQDATLLTLAGYGLFTLILGILAIVYSVKTRAYTSFKRGLFLSALLFVIQMLNTYNLIPVFKSEGMSQTGILGMMIFYAVYSLIFSALLYFSLVGGSGLWLKEDGLNPWPRAKEPGYGHYVMDSMKLGYMWAFILLGVQSIIFVVLGLTLNTWSTTDATQSPYNMLYPWLFPLMAWLAGISEEAVYRLFGIKMLKKIVRNTFVASLITSIIWALGHTLYPIYPVISRPIELVIIGLLFSYIFLKYGYLAAMFSHVIFNSILMGISLILLKDTSNLLMGAFYMVLPAMVAYAIYRFNPTKKEKPYVTTPPHEVP comes from the coding sequence ATGAATCGTGCAAGAGAGCCCTTGAAGCTGAAGCCCAATCTGAAACAGCTCATCGCGCCTGCCGCAGTCGGCCTGATTCTGTTCCTATTATTTCAGGTGTTTCCGTCGACGAATTCGGATTCTACCGAGATGGCATCTCCGAATATCATATCCAAGGAGCAGGCTCGGCAAGCGGCTTCAAGCTTTGCTCAAGAGTTTTTGCAGTTTACGGCTGCAAAAACGGATGACACGCTGGTTACATATCAATCCAAATCGGAACTTTACGGATATCTGGCGAAGGAAAAGAGACTTTCGGAATACAACAAAACCTATGAAGCCAAATATCCCTATGACGTATACCGCGTTCGCTTCAGCAAGCCGGGTGGTGGCGATGCCCTCAATGTGGACGTGCACATGCAAAATTCAGGCATCGTCGGCTTCTCGTACGATTACGCCCGCTCCAGCTATGACCGGATTGAGCTGAACAAAGGCGATGTACAAAGACAGATGCTGCTTGTGGTCGAGGACGGCATGTCATTAGCCGAGAAGCAAGCTCTTGCGGAGCCTTGGCTCCAGCGAGCGGGTTATGACCTGTCGCACCTGGAGCTGGTCACGCGGGAAGGGGAACCCCAGCTCCGGTATGTGGACCCGGATTCCAAGATCGGCGACTCCAGATTGGAGCACCGTTTCACATTCGAGCAGGGGAAATTACGCTCTTATGAGCCATCTTTTTCGGTTCCGGCCGCCCATTCCGCCTATGTCAACAAGCAGACCCAAGATGCCACGCTGCTGACCCTTGCAGGGTATGGCCTGTTCACCCTCATCCTTGGCATTCTTGCGATTGTGTACAGCGTGAAGACCAGAGCCTACACGTCGTTTAAGCGCGGCCTGTTCCTATCGGCGCTGCTGTTTGTCATTCAGATGCTGAATACGTACAATCTGATTCCCGTTTTCAAATCCGAGGGGATGTCGCAAACCGGCATACTCGGGATGATGATCTTCTATGCGGTCTATTCGCTTATCTTCTCCGCACTGCTCTATTTCTCCCTTGTCGGGGGCAGCGGGCTATGGCTCAAAGAAGACGGGCTTAATCCATGGCCGCGCGCCAAAGAACCTGGATACGGTCATTATGTGATGGATAGCATGAAGCTGGGGTATATGTGGGCTTTCATCCTGCTTGGGGTCCAATCCATTATCTTTGTCGTTCTGGGCCTGACCTTGAATACATGGTCCACCACGGATGCCACACAATCGCCTTACAACATGCTCTATCCTTGGCTCTTCCCGCTGATGGCCTGGCTGGCCGGGATATCCGAGGAGGCCGTCTATCGACTGTTCGGGATCAAAATGCTGAAAAAGATCGTCCGCAATACGTTCGTAGCCAGTTTGATCACTTCGATCATTTGGGCGCTCGGGCATACACTCTATCCGATATACCCTGTAATTTCCCGGCCCATTGAACTGGTGATCATCGGCTTGCTGTTCAGCTACATCTTTTTGAAATACGGGTATTTGGCGGCTATGTTCTCCCACGTCATCTTTAATAGCATCTTGATGGGCATTAGCCTGATCCTGCTCAAGGATACCAGCAACTTGCTGATGGGTGCGTTCTACATGGTGCTTCCGGCGATGGTCGCCTATGCGATTTACCGTTTCAATCCAACAAAAAAAGAGAAGCCGTATGTCACGACTCCTCCTCACGAAGTGCCTTAA
- the sdhB gene encoding succinate dehydrogenase iron-sulfur subunit, giving the protein MSQTTAASKSVKFIITRQDNPETKSYTEEFEIPYRPGMNVISALMEIQRNPQNAQGQTTAPVCWDSNCLEEVCGACSMVINGKPRQACAALIDKLEQPIRIQPMKTFPVVRDLVIDRSRMFTALKRVKAWIPIDGTYDLGPGPKMAEKKRQWAYELSKCMTCGVCLEACPNVNEKTDFIGPAAISQVRLFNAHPTGEMNKEERLEALMQDGGIEGCGNSQNCVRSCPKGIPLTTSIAEMNKDTTKHLFKRWLSV; this is encoded by the coding sequence ATGTCTCAAACGACAGCCGCCTCAAAGAGCGTTAAGTTTATCATTACACGTCAGGACAATCCGGAGACGAAATCCTATACTGAGGAATTCGAAATTCCGTACCGTCCCGGCATGAACGTTATAAGTGCGCTGATGGAAATTCAGCGCAATCCCCAAAATGCGCAGGGCCAAACGACCGCACCTGTATGCTGGGACTCCAACTGCCTTGAAGAAGTGTGTGGAGCTTGCTCCATGGTCATTAACGGCAAGCCGCGCCAAGCGTGTGCGGCTCTGATCGATAAGCTGGAACAGCCGATCCGAATTCAGCCGATGAAGACTTTCCCGGTTGTCAGAGACTTGGTAATCGACCGCAGTCGCATGTTCACGGCGCTTAAGCGCGTGAAGGCGTGGATTCCGATCGATGGCACCTACGACCTTGGCCCTGGACCTAAAATGGCGGAGAAGAAGCGCCAGTGGGCTTACGAGCTGTCCAAATGCATGACATGCGGTGTATGTCTTGAGGCTTGCCCGAACGTCAACGAAAAAACGGACTTTATCGGTCCTGCCGCCATTTCCCAAGTTCGCTTGTTCAATGCTCACCCGACAGGCGAGATGAACAAGGAAGAGCGTCTGGAAGCGCTGATGCAGGACGGAGGCATCGAGGGCTGCGGTAACTCGCAGAACTGCGTGCGTTCTTGTCCGAAGGGCATTCCGCTGACCACGTCGATTGCGGAAATGAACAAGGATACCACCAAACACCTGTTTAAGCGCTGGCTTAGCGTTTAA
- the trxA gene encoding thioredoxin, whose amino-acid sequence MAIVNVTDQTFVNEVEGQGTVVVDFWAPWCGPCKMLAPILDELSSELGDDVKIAKVNVDENPESAARFGVMSIPTMIFFKDGQPVDKVVGLNSKEALKGIIAKHQ is encoded by the coding sequence ATGGCTATCGTCAATGTTACCGACCAAACCTTCGTGAATGAAGTTGAAGGTCAAGGAACGGTTGTAGTTGATTTCTGGGCGCCATGGTGCGGCCCTTGTAAAATGCTTGCTCCGATTCTGGACGAATTGTCTTCAGAACTCGGCGATGATGTAAAAATTGCTAAGGTGAACGTGGATGAGAATCCGGAATCCGCAGCACGTTTCGGCGTGATGAGCATTCCGACCATGATTTTCTTTAAAGACGGCCAACCTGTCGATAAAGTGGTAGGTCTGAACTCCAAAGAAGCCTTGAAAGGCATCATTGCAAAACATCAATAA